One Saprospiraceae bacterium genomic region harbors:
- a CDS encoding LytTR family transcriptional regulator, with product MRKNGGRITGSKGRLLIIPTKNSYEFINANTISYLSAARSYCQIHLKSGHKLLVSKSLRQMEQELNSALFFRVHHSYLVNVCNVARIIKKEGDCLQLHCGTEIPLAQSRRDSFLKHLQEI from the coding sequence ATGAGAAAGAATGGAGGCCGCATAACTGGATCCAAAGGCCGATTATTGATTATACCCACAAAAAATTCATATGAATTCATCAACGCAAATACCATCAGCTACCTCAGCGCAGCCAGATCTTATTGCCAGATCCACCTCAAAAGCGGCCATAAGTTATTGGTGAGCAAATCTCTTCGGCAAATGGAACAGGAATTGAATTCTGCTTTGTTTTTCAGAGTGCATCATTCCTATTTAGTAAATGTATGTAATGTAGCCCGCATTATTAAAAAGGAAGGCGACTGTCTTCAACTCCATTGTGGTACCGAGATCCCTTTGGCACAAAGCCGCAGGGATTCCTTTTTAAAACATCTACAGGAGATTTGA
- a CDS encoding CHAT domain-containing protein: protein MGILFSMTLKSQYTPANFDALCALRDSGAWLAYVSKLNKIWKGIPDSVFDDRMHKEALHSLFWMEQSKAPDSLMRRAHMYLGNRFRNLNKWEQALQTFLKAHAYVSDKFCLDRWCWYVENELGNIYNRKDELDESLYFHQLTAEALEHQNFFDSLTRNYTNIARLYASKGDLSRSKQYALKGFNLAKKINHGQGMFANAMELASNYLDEDSLGMANHFIREGQKIFKQTTLDKEKENHFMLCTVLAKYNHKIKFWKLSEKYFEEAQNYFIEDKDRDYIKCNISWARMYLDQGNLEQCKRRLVEAMNYYWPEVTSLEFRQLPDTTLDDNTYSELFEISSSYFTKLHQLEPCEAWLEQSIRYCYWSIFGYGQIRNELLSDNSKLTIISYNRKLVDRAIAQLAEWKKTGGDRQTIMEYARLFLDASKGLLQQEKAQRACAFEKLTDVRRKNFRAWQEYEIRLKLNRRNPGYEEGFVFNELVKCNRVKQHYLGSRSNCEIQIVQPEHYLEYHTDRNKVYVFASLNGSLYFESLGPYATLDSLLRQWFSCCREPNNTEYQTVLRELFLYLMPKEVRSIPKNIKIIADAEIQLIPFDALLQPAGRYLMEDCILDYAFSYREAVLPKKKTANDAIYVIHPQYPIPPDPAHLVENLLASRGNAYALSYTQEEVSGLQQLYRNGVIVDTSSDINTLLNGMRKATKIHYSGHAKAEGPEAYLVLPGANNRLELELLSGYYQPWDMVVLSACETGLGEWEYGEGLRSLGKTFREAGAASVIMSLWAVNDKSTAAVMIRFYQNLKAGLSISAALNEAKVHYWKQAGFEKKHPYYWAGFVGYGEDYY, encoded by the coding sequence ATGGGTATACTTTTCAGTATGACTTTAAAATCTCAATACACCCCGGCCAATTTCGATGCGCTGTGTGCCCTTCGAGATTCAGGAGCATGGTTAGCATATGTTTCGAAACTCAATAAAATTTGGAAAGGAATCCCCGATTCTGTTTTTGATGACAGGATGCATAAGGAGGCCCTGCATTCTTTGTTTTGGATGGAACAAAGCAAGGCCCCGGATTCCTTAATGAGGAGGGCACATATGTATTTAGGCAATCGTTTCAGAAATTTAAATAAATGGGAACAGGCACTTCAGACTTTTCTTAAAGCACACGCTTATGTCTCTGATAAATTTTGTCTTGACCGCTGGTGTTGGTACGTTGAGAATGAGTTGGGAAATATTTACAACAGGAAAGATGAATTGGATGAATCATTATATTTTCATCAGCTGACTGCCGAAGCCTTGGAACATCAAAATTTTTTTGATAGTTTGACGAGGAACTACACCAACATCGCCAGGTTGTACGCCAGTAAAGGGGATTTGAGCAGATCTAAGCAGTATGCATTGAAAGGATTTAATCTGGCAAAAAAAATCAATCATGGACAAGGAATGTTTGCAAATGCCATGGAATTGGCTTCAAATTACCTCGATGAAGATTCGCTAGGTATGGCAAATCATTTCATTCGTGAAGGGCAGAAAATATTCAAACAGACTACATTAGATAAAGAAAAAGAGAATCATTTCATGCTCTGCACAGTACTGGCAAAGTATAACCATAAAATTAAATTTTGGAAACTGTCTGAGAAATATTTTGAAGAGGCACAAAATTATTTTATTGAAGACAAAGACCGGGATTATATAAAATGCAATATCAGTTGGGCCAGAATGTATCTCGACCAGGGAAATCTGGAGCAATGCAAGAGGCGTTTGGTGGAAGCCATGAATTATTATTGGCCGGAAGTCACAAGTTTGGAATTCCGGCAATTACCCGACACGACATTGGATGACAATACCTATTCAGAGTTGTTTGAAATCAGTTCATCGTATTTTACGAAGCTACATCAACTGGAGCCTTGTGAAGCTTGGTTGGAGCAATCCATACGTTATTGTTATTGGTCTATCTTCGGATACGGGCAAATCAGGAATGAATTATTGTCCGACAACAGCAAACTGACCATCATTTCATACAATAGGAAGTTGGTAGATCGGGCCATTGCGCAATTGGCGGAATGGAAAAAAACAGGTGGAGACCGGCAAACCATCATGGAATATGCGCGATTGTTTTTAGACGCATCTAAAGGGCTGTTACAGCAGGAAAAAGCACAGCGAGCGTGCGCATTTGAAAAACTAACAGATGTTCGAAGGAAAAATTTCAGAGCCTGGCAGGAATATGAAATCAGGCTCAAGCTGAATCGTCGTAATCCAGGTTATGAAGAAGGGTTCGTGTTCAATGAATTGGTGAAATGCAACCGGGTTAAGCAACATTATTTAGGAAGTCGATCAAACTGTGAAATTCAAATTGTTCAGCCGGAGCATTATTTGGAGTATCACACCGACCGGAATAAAGTATATGTTTTTGCCTCTTTGAACGGCAGCCTCTATTTTGAATCACTGGGGCCTTATGCTACTTTGGATAGTTTGCTCAGGCAATGGTTTTCTTGTTGCAGGGAACCCAACAACACAGAATACCAGACGGTGCTTAGGGAATTGTTTCTCTATCTTATGCCAAAAGAAGTCCGGTCAATTCCAAAAAATATCAAAATCATTGCTGATGCGGAAATTCAATTGATTCCCTTTGACGCCTTGTTGCAACCTGCTGGACGTTACCTGATGGAAGACTGTATCTTGGATTATGCATTCAGCTACCGGGAAGCAGTATTACCGAAGAAGAAAACCGCCAATGATGCGATTTACGTCATACATCCCCAGTATCCAATACCTCCCGATCCTGCACATCTCGTAGAAAATTTATTAGCCAGTCGTGGTAACGCTTATGCCTTGAGCTATACACAAGAAGAAGTAAGTGGACTTCAGCAATTGTATCGGAACGGAGTCATCGTTGACACAAGTTCGGATATTAACACATTGCTAAATGGTATGCGCAAAGCGACGAAGATCCATTATTCCGGCCATGCAAAGGCAGAAGGCCCGGAAGCTTATTTAGTGCTACCCGGAGCGAACAATCGCCTGGAATTGGAATTGTTGAGTGGTTATTACCAACCCTGGGACATGGTGGTCTTAAGTGCCTGCGAAACGGGTTTGGGGGAATGGGAATACGGAGAAGGATTGCGCAGTCTTGGAAAAACATTTCGCGAAGCCGGAGCCGCATCGGTAATCATGTCTTTGTGGGCAGTCAACGATAAGTCTACCGCCGCGGTCATGATTCGCTTTTACCAGAACCTGAAAGCCGGTTTATCAATTTCTGCTGCTCTCAACGAAGCTAAAGTACATTATTGGAAGCAAGCTGGATTTGAAAAAAAACATCCCTATTACTGGGCTGGGTTTGTGGGGTATGGGGAAGATTATTATTAA
- a CDS encoding sigma-70 family RNA polymerase sigma factor translates to MSLEEIIEGIRGTERQRAHVVKVLYQDHTLFESIRIYIQGHYGTEEDVQVVFDDMIVQLIKTVFTNRDFTIQGPINAYLMGIAKHLWYAESRKRMNRIPTASLENFDPLEDEATPEQSLMNRERAKTLNSILSSIGKNCREVLMFWANGYRMDEIAQRLGYQSEGMARKKKSICLKELLLLVESNPQLKSELN, encoded by the coding sequence GTGAGTCTTGAAGAAATCATCGAGGGTATCCGTGGCACGGAACGTCAACGTGCCCATGTGGTAAAGGTTTTATATCAGGACCATACTTTATTTGAATCGATCCGGATCTATATACAGGGACATTACGGCACGGAAGAGGATGTGCAGGTGGTCTTTGATGACATGATCGTTCAACTCATTAAAACGGTGTTTACCAATCGTGATTTTACCATCCAGGGCCCCATAAATGCATATTTGATGGGAATTGCCAAACATCTTTGGTATGCCGAAAGCCGAAAAAGAATGAACCGAATACCCACTGCCTCGCTTGAAAATTTCGATCCATTAGAGGATGAAGCTACACCCGAACAATCCTTGATGAACCGGGAAAGGGCAAAAACTCTAAACAGCATTTTATCTTCCATTGGTAAAAATTGCAGGGAGGTGCTCATGTTCTGGGCAAATGGCTATCGCATGGATGAAATTGCCCAGCGCTTGGGCTATCAAAGCGAAGGAATGGCCCGAAAGAAAAAAAGCATCTGCCTCAAAGAATTGTTGCTCCTTGTTGAATCTAATCCACAATTAAAGTCTGAACTCAATTGA
- a CDS encoding tetratricopeptide repeat protein codes for MYDPYEHIEEYLKQTLNEEEFRRFEEYLSKDPGLQTAISNFPHAQKLAQSLIEIETRNQLQMLRKSSDGSPIKWYILLALLLLSILTSIWYMKEKNKMDEPEPPDQIFAALYEAPAHQSNRNASDLRNLLDSAIYYFDLQQDQNSYHLFSRILSKDSLHVQANRYLGHLELKKKNYKEAYDYFQRVYSINEEPFASEALYLLSVIAFFENDLENARSLFNQLKSRSYLPGQNKMELMEKLLK; via the coding sequence ATGTACGATCCTTACGAACATATTGAAGAATATTTAAAACAAACTTTGAACGAAGAAGAATTCCGGCGTTTTGAAGAATACTTGTCGAAAGATCCAGGTTTACAAACTGCCATTTCTAATTTTCCTCATGCGCAAAAATTAGCGCAATCACTGATTGAAATAGAAACTCGGAATCAACTGCAAATGCTCAGAAAATCATCAGATGGTTCCCCTATAAAGTGGTATATCCTCCTGGCTTTATTATTATTGTCCATCTTAACATCCATTTGGTATATGAAAGAAAAAAACAAAATGGATGAACCCGAACCGCCTGATCAAATATTTGCTGCCTTGTATGAAGCTCCTGCCCATCAAAGCAACAGAAATGCTTCCGACCTCCGTAATCTGCTGGATTCCGCCATCTATTATTTTGATTTGCAACAAGATCAAAACAGTTACCACTTATTCTCCAGAATCTTGTCCAAAGACAGCCTTCATGTTCAAGCCAATCGATATTTAGGTCATTTGGAACTAAAGAAAAAGAATTATAAAGAAGCGTATGATTATTTTCAGCGAGTCTATTCAATAAATGAGGAACCTTTTGCATCAGAAGCCTTGTACTTGCTCAGCGTGATCGCCTTTTTTGAAAACGATTTGGAAAATGCCCGCTCATTATTCAATCAGCTAAAATCAAGAAGCTACCTTCCCGGACAAAATAAAATGGAATTGATGGAGAAATTATTGAAATAA
- a CDS encoding cupin domain-containing protein, with protein MKISANEALAALKESRQLFLELLKKDSFSVEIYRPIDRDHQTPHDRDEIYIILQGSGNFEHSGKTQSFGPGDFFFVPAYEEHRFVDFSEDFSTWVIFVGPRLEKRFK; from the coding sequence ATGAAAATTTCCGCAAATGAAGCCTTGGCTGCATTGAAAGAGAGCCGGCAATTGTTCCTCGAATTATTAAAAAAAGACTCGTTTTCAGTGGAAATTTACCGACCAATAGATCGGGATCATCAAACACCCCATGACCGGGATGAAATATACATCATCCTGCAGGGAAGTGGGAATTTTGAGCATTCCGGAAAAACGCAAAGCTTCGGGCCGGGTGATTTTTTCTTTGTACCGGCTTATGAAGAACATCGCTTTGTGGATTTTAGTGAAGATTTTTCGACCTGGGTCATTTTTGTGGGGCCGCGATTGGAAAAACGCTTTAAGTGA
- a CDS encoding class I SAM-dependent methyltransferase: MEVPFIYKRCKQFEACWDCGTGNGQVAQQLAHKFKEVYATDLSKEQLSYAAKLDNIKYKCETGEECSAADQSFDLVTVAQAIHWFDFEKFYKQVLRVLKPGGVIAIWVYENIRVNDAIDEQIGYLYQDVLGPYWASERKYIEDKLQTIPFPFGGQLKAEFRMEVEWNHEQLLGYLNSWSAWGSYYQINPQEKNNENSPIERFKRALQKYWPDGEKRTLWFPVYLRMGNMEH, encoded by the coding sequence ATAGAAGTCCCCTTTATTTATAAGCGCTGTAAACAATTTGAGGCTTGTTGGGATTGTGGAACCGGCAACGGTCAGGTGGCGCAGCAGCTTGCACACAAATTCAAAGAGGTTTATGCAACAGACCTGAGCAAAGAACAACTCAGTTACGCCGCAAAATTGGATAATATTAAATACAAATGTGAAACCGGAGAAGAATGCAGTGCAGCTGATCAAAGTTTTGATCTGGTGACGGTCGCTCAGGCCATTCATTGGTTTGATTTTGAAAAGTTTTATAAACAGGTACTACGCGTCTTAAAGCCGGGAGGAGTTATTGCCATCTGGGTTTATGAAAACATTCGCGTTAATGATGCTATAGATGAGCAAATAGGGTATTTATATCAGGATGTTTTAGGGCCCTATTGGGCTTCTGAACGAAAGTACATAGAAGACAAACTGCAGACCATTCCGTTTCCGTTTGGTGGCCAGCTCAAGGCAGAATTCAGGATGGAAGTTGAATGGAATCACGAACAGTTGTTAGGGTATTTGAATTCCTGGAGTGCATGGGGATCTTATTATCAAATAAATCCGCAAGAAAAAAATAATGAAAATTCTCCAATAGAACGCTTCAAGAGAGCATTACAAAAATATTGGCCGGACGGAGAAAAGAGAACACTTTGGTTTCCGGTGTATTTGAGGATGGGGAATATGGAACATTAA
- a CDS encoding IS5 family transposase, whose amino-acid sequence MAKIITPKQQLELFEWDALVEKLRSFDKDPLAKLNDYIRFEYFRKELEKIVKRTGEGPGRPSYDVVMMFKLLIVQRIYDLSDESMEFQIADRTSFKLFLGIRGTDQIPDARTIWSFKNELSLKKADKRLFKKLDQLLHQNRVIINKGSIVDAHIVESEINRNSKEDNDLIKNGQIPQEWEDNPNIGRQKDSDARWVKHHNRKAYGYKDHVKIDKNTKLITNYEITPANVYDGEMTDVLIEKRDKGKRLYGDSASWDFRERIRKKGMIPCINQKGRRNRPLNDREQDRNTNLSRTRARVEHVFGCITTMFGKMKLRCIGKVRSSFQIGLTNITYNLFWIIQLKRKVAWA is encoded by the coding sequence ATGGCCAAAATCATTACACCAAAGCAACAACTTGAGCTATTTGAGTGGGATGCGCTTGTTGAAAAACTTCGTTCTTTTGATAAAGATCCATTAGCTAAGCTTAACGATTACATCAGATTTGAATATTTTCGAAAGGAGCTGGAAAAAATTGTTAAAAGAACGGGAGAAGGTCCCGGCAGGCCATCTTATGATGTAGTGATGATGTTCAAGTTATTAATTGTTCAAAGAATATATGATTTAAGTGATGAATCAATGGAATTCCAAATAGCAGACCGGACAAGTTTTAAATTATTTTTAGGAATACGAGGAACGGATCAGATTCCTGACGCAAGAACAATCTGGTCGTTCAAGAATGAATTGAGTTTAAAGAAGGCGGATAAAAGGTTATTCAAAAAACTGGATCAACTATTACACCAGAATAGGGTAATAATAAATAAGGGTAGTATTGTAGATGCTCATATTGTAGAAAGCGAAATTAACCGCAATAGTAAAGAGGATAATGACTTAATAAAGAATGGGCAAATACCACAAGAATGGGAGGACAACCCAAATATTGGAAGACAAAAAGATTCCGATGCCCGCTGGGTAAAGCACCATAATCGCAAAGCCTACGGCTATAAAGATCATGTGAAGATCGATAAAAACACCAAACTGATTACCAACTATGAAATAACCCCTGCGAATGTTTATGATGGTGAAATGACGGATGTATTGATAGAAAAACGGGATAAAGGAAAACGCTTATATGGAGATTCGGCAAGCTGGGATTTCCGAGAACGAATCCGGAAGAAAGGGATGATACCTTGTATAAATCAGAAAGGAAGAAGAAACCGTCCATTAAACGACAGGGAGCAAGACAGAAATACGAACTTATCAAGAACACGTGCACGAGTTGAACATGTATTTGGTTGTATCACCACGATGTTTGGAAAAATGAAATTACGATGCATAGGTAAAGTAAGATCTTCTTTTCAAATTGGACTGACAAACATAACATATAATTTATTCTGGATTATCCAACTAAAAAGAAAAGTAGCATGGGCATAG
- a CDS encoding copper-translocating P-type ATPase, protein MDQIEIQWSFSKINNPTLAYFENIFSDYTDHLEYELFKDGIHLRSERLQEILPTIIQKLQDEGFAIPWVHKLYRVKGMSCANCALNIEKILKKQTGVVSAAVNFANAVLQLSFLENKISSEALEKIISEYSYALKPIPSISTNFINQQDESELVNQRKIKAVWALLICIPVIWLGMFHMHWKFTPWCLWLLSTPVIFYWGRDYFLRAWSLARHGSVSMDTLVSLSSLVAYFTSLFYLFSEGHQENAMGFVPVYFESAAVVIAFLLLGKWLEEKTKFKTGSALRKLMELHPPKVIRKGENGDFFEIKSTSVIPGDLLVARPGDRIAVDGMVESGQSNVDEIMMTGESVPVFKQEGDWLTAGTSNLDGSLEYRAKNVGMETRLAQMIEWVQKAQASKAHVQQFADRIAGIFVPVVIAMASFAFLCWYFLDSENGLQNGILAFVTVLIVACPCALGLATPTAVVVGMGKAAQLGILIRDAKSLEQIQKVDTLVFDKTGTITRGSAKLTKVSWLTDGLHRVDILQGMAERSGHPFAKSLLDEFNWGTNIQPEAFTNHSGLGIAAVFEGKEYFLGSQNFLKKEINKQADFLFDFDREASQSTESQIYFFNREQVLAVFCLQDEIKEGIPGLMDAFKKENLAVWMLTGDKKSVAQKIAEEAGIDHWKAELSPMDKLDFVKAQQKAGHVVAMIGDGVNDSPALAQADVGIAMGLGADIAKETADLVLISSDLSKIPQALKISRRTLQTIRQNMFWAFFYNFLGIPLAAGLLFPWFGIWLNPMMAGLAMALSSISVVLNSLRLKFAD, encoded by the coding sequence ATGGATCAAATAGAAATTCAATGGAGTTTTTCAAAGATAAACAATCCCACTCTTGCTTATTTTGAAAACATCTTTAGTGATTATACCGACCATCTGGAATATGAATTGTTCAAAGATGGAATTCATCTCAGATCAGAAAGGCTGCAAGAAATATTGCCGACCATAATTCAAAAATTACAAGATGAAGGATTTGCGATTCCTTGGGTACATAAGCTGTACCGGGTAAAAGGAATGTCGTGTGCAAATTGCGCATTGAATATTGAAAAAATTCTCAAAAAACAAACGGGTGTTGTAAGCGCAGCCGTCAATTTTGCAAATGCTGTTTTGCAATTGAGTTTTCTGGAAAATAAAATAAGTTCAGAAGCGCTGGAAAAAATAATTTCTGAATACTCGTATGCTCTGAAACCCATACCATCCATAAGTACAAACTTTATTAATCAGCAGGACGAATCTGAATTGGTGAATCAACGCAAAATAAAGGCAGTTTGGGCATTGTTGATTTGTATACCTGTTATTTGGCTGGGAATGTTTCATATGCACTGGAAATTTACACCCTGGTGCCTGTGGTTGCTTTCCACTCCTGTTATTTTTTATTGGGGTCGGGATTACTTTTTGAGAGCATGGAGCCTGGCCAGGCACGGAAGTGTCAGTATGGATACTTTGGTTTCTTTAAGTTCTCTTGTTGCCTATTTTACAAGTCTTTTCTATTTATTTTCTGAAGGCCATCAGGAAAATGCTATGGGATTCGTTCCGGTCTATTTTGAATCGGCAGCGGTGGTCATTGCTTTTTTATTGCTTGGAAAATGGCTGGAAGAAAAGACCAAATTTAAAACGGGATCTGCTTTGCGTAAACTGATGGAGCTACATCCACCAAAAGTCATTCGCAAAGGCGAAAATGGAGATTTTTTCGAGATTAAAAGTACATCAGTCATCCCCGGCGATTTATTGGTAGCGCGTCCGGGAGACAGAATAGCAGTAGATGGAATGGTGGAGTCCGGTCAATCAAATGTCGATGAAATTATGATGACTGGAGAATCCGTTCCTGTATTCAAACAAGAGGGCGATTGGCTAACTGCAGGTACTTCCAACCTGGATGGGAGTTTGGAATATCGTGCAAAAAACGTTGGAATGGAAACCCGTTTGGCTCAAATGATTGAATGGGTACAAAAGGCTCAGGCTTCCAAGGCCCATGTACAGCAATTCGCAGATCGCATTGCCGGTATTTTTGTACCGGTCGTGATCGCGATGGCGAGCTTTGCTTTTTTATGTTGGTATTTTTTGGATTCTGAAAATGGATTGCAAAACGGAATTCTGGCATTTGTAACGGTGCTCATAGTCGCTTGTCCGTGTGCCCTGGGTTTGGCTACACCTACGGCTGTGGTTGTGGGTATGGGAAAAGCGGCACAACTCGGAATACTGATCAGGGATGCTAAAAGCCTGGAACAAATTCAAAAAGTCGATACGCTGGTCTTCGACAAGACCGGAACCATTACGCGTGGAAGCGCAAAACTAACGAAAGTTAGTTGGTTGACAGATGGCTTGCATCGCGTGGATATATTGCAGGGTATGGCAGAACGATCTGGACATCCGTTCGCAAAATCCCTGCTTGATGAATTTAATTGGGGCACCAATATTCAACCGGAAGCCTTCACCAACCATTCGGGTTTAGGTATTGCTGCTGTTTTTGAGGGTAAAGAATATTTTTTAGGGAGTCAAAATTTTCTGAAAAAAGAAATTAACAAGCAAGCCGATTTCCTATTTGATTTTGATCGGGAAGCAAGCCAATCTACGGAAAGTCAGATCTATTTTTTTAATCGGGAACAGGTACTGGCTGTTTTCTGTTTGCAGGATGAAATCAAAGAAGGTATACCCGGCTTAATGGATGCATTTAAAAAAGAGAATTTAGCTGTTTGGATGCTAACCGGAGACAAGAAATCTGTGGCGCAAAAAATAGCTGAGGAGGCTGGAATAGATCATTGGAAAGCGGAGTTAAGTCCTATGGATAAACTTGATTTTGTCAAAGCTCAGCAAAAGGCAGGTCACGTGGTTGCTATGATTGGCGATGGAGTCAACGACAGTCCTGCGCTTGCACAGGCCGATGTAGGTATAGCAATGGGTTTGGGAGCCGATATCGCGAAAGAAACAGCAGATCTGGTCCTGATCTCTTCTGATCTTTCAAAAATTCCTCAAGCCTTGAAAATTTCGCGGCGCACCCTTCAGACCATTCGTCAGAATATGTTTTGGGCATTTTTTTATAATTTTCTGGGAATACCGCTTGCTGCAGGATTGTTGTTTCCCTGGTTTGGGATCTGGTTAAATCCGATGATGGCCGGATTGGCTATGGCATTAAGCAGCATCAGTGTGGTTCTAAACAGCTTGAGATTAAAGTTTGCAGACTAA